One Vallitalea pronyensis genomic region harbors:
- a CDS encoding alpha/beta fold hydrolase, translated as MRFLEFGNKQNRAIILIHGFLSSWKMWLPQIDFFSKDYYVIVPVLDGHDPEDSPSTFTTIEKASHDIIDHVIHLYGTHIFALCGASLGATIGVNLLAQNKLKVDKAIIDCGPVVPMNKFLLNFFIRIRLHQIQQMKKGSHRFYKTLSASYLPAELVDETFKIGAHMTNATCRNVHESVYNYSLPTSIATCQTDITYWYGSKESMFGKKYAKALLDRLPHAKIKVFEGCQHGELCIGKPQQYIKEAVKFLGT; from the coding sequence ATGCGATTCTTAGAATTTGGCAATAAGCAGAACAGGGCAATAATCCTTATCCATGGATTTCTATCCTCATGGAAAATGTGGCTGCCCCAAATCGATTTTTTTAGTAAAGACTATTATGTTATCGTTCCTGTTTTAGATGGGCATGACCCGGAGGATAGTCCTTCTACATTTACAACCATTGAAAAGGCTTCTCATGATATTATAGACCATGTGATACACTTATATGGTACCCATATCTTTGCATTATGTGGCGCTTCTCTTGGGGCTACCATTGGGGTCAATCTACTCGCTCAGAACAAGCTAAAAGTTGATAAAGCCATTATTGATTGTGGGCCTGTGGTGCCCATGAATAAGTTTCTATTAAACTTCTTTATTCGAATAAGGCTTCATCAAATACAGCAAATGAAAAAAGGAAGTCATCGGTTTTATAAAACTTTAAGTGCTAGTTATTTACCTGCTGAACTTGTAGATGAAACCTTCAAGATTGGAGCTCATATGACCAATGCGACCTGTCGTAATGTGCATGAATCGGTTTATAACTATTCACTGCCCACCTCTATAGCCACCTGTCAAACCGATATCACCTACTGGTATGGTTCCAAGGAGTCCATGTTTGGTAAAAAGTATGCAAAAGCACTTTTAGATAGACTGCCTCATGCTAAAATAAAGGTTTTTGAAGGATGTCAGCATGGAGAACTGTGTATTGGTAAGCCTCAGCAATATATAAAAGAAGCTGTTAAATTTTTGGGTACATAG
- a CDS encoding TetR/AcrR family transcriptional regulator encodes MEHRFKQLDLHKQNKIINAALHVFSVKDYKHALTDDIAGKAQISKGSLFQYFKNKQSLYIYLYKFSLKQLSQHVNKTFNFEERDFFESYYQRLQLKVNLYKTYPYLNQFVIRANDEMNPDIKSAIADINKHAKRHYVNKLHEHMDYSKFKEEIDTQQLVKMINWCSEGIWKEGITLHQSVDEMYEETIKMLNFYKKVVYKCDDLE; translated from the coding sequence ATGGAACATCGTTTTAAACAATTAGATTTGCATAAGCAAAATAAAATCATTAATGCGGCTCTTCACGTTTTTTCTGTAAAAGATTATAAACATGCTTTGACAGATGATATCGCAGGTAAAGCCCAAATATCCAAAGGTTCCTTGTTTCAATATTTTAAAAACAAGCAATCCTTATACATCTATTTATATAAATTCTCTTTGAAGCAACTTAGCCAGCACGTTAACAAGACGTTTAACTTTGAAGAAAGGGATTTTTTTGAGTCGTATTATCAACGTCTGCAACTAAAAGTCAACCTTTATAAAACCTATCCATACCTGAACCAATTTGTCATTCGAGCAAATGACGAAATGAATCCTGATATAAAAAGCGCTATTGCAGACATAAATAAGCATGCCAAGAGACATTATGTGAATAAGCTTCATGAACATATGGATTATAGCAAATTTAAAGAAGAGATTGATACCCAACAGCTGGTCAAAATGATTAACTGGTGCAGTGAAGGTATCTGGAAGGAAGGTATAACCCTGCATCAATCTGTGGATGAAATGTATGAGGAAACTATAAAAATGCTCAATTTTTACAAGAAAGTTGTCTATAAATGTGATGATTTAGAATAG
- a CDS encoding DUF4179 domain-containing protein yields MRKESNQELSVEEVKLEEQIVDSIGDNIEKIEPNIPKKSYKKIVTISSILFITCVGVLGYLANQGLLTPKSLHERYQINDSGAIQAIRSDFIQEIGVSHEYKGLTFTVDHIIVDEKRLMILYTIKSNRKKGFLNNIYYEISDGEGKRLPLSQSYPLLNMDLSKHKTYQDHLSFVFNESKIPERIQLDLNLQTSESDTVTEPEDSMKEDKTDNSYEWHVSIPVDHKPFQDKKIVYDLQKSCMINNQKIHIDGLTIYPTIAVVSMRYDPQNTKKIFELVDFKIMDGSKAFTRGVDGLLSAGSDHNLNMYFESNYFETDNKKLSLTGTGIRALDKDKLKVIVDIDNKKVIQSPNNQLTLDDINSNYITLRHKIDGLQFDMKFMDGEGNMHQTNSQGYSTDSEGYSNLFYLPKNKKLMSPLTLTIISYPTITEHPFEVKILE; encoded by the coding sequence ATGCGTAAGGAAAGTAATCAAGAATTAAGTGTGGAAGAAGTTAAGCTAGAAGAGCAAATTGTTGATAGTATAGGGGATAACATAGAAAAAATAGAACCCAATATACCTAAGAAATCGTATAAAAAGATAGTAACCATCAGTAGCATTTTGTTCATAACATGTGTAGGGGTATTAGGTTATCTTGCTAATCAAGGATTATTAACGCCTAAAAGTCTGCACGAACGTTATCAGATTAATGATTCTGGAGCAATACAAGCCATTAGATCAGATTTTATACAAGAGATAGGTGTATCCCATGAATATAAAGGATTAACTTTTACTGTAGATCATATTATTGTGGATGAAAAAAGATTAATGATACTCTATACCATTAAAAGCAATCGAAAAAAAGGGTTTTTAAATAATATATACTATGAAATAAGTGATGGAGAAGGAAAACGGTTGCCGTTGAGTCAATCATATCCTTTGCTAAACATGGACTTAAGCAAGCATAAAACATATCAAGATCATTTAAGTTTTGTGTTCAATGAATCAAAAATACCAGAACGCATACAGTTAGATTTAAATTTACAAACTTCAGAGTCTGATACAGTTACAGAGCCTGAAGATAGTATGAAAGAGGATAAAACCGATAACTCTTACGAATGGCATGTATCCATTCCTGTTGATCACAAACCTTTTCAAGATAAAAAAATTGTCTACGATTTACAGAAAAGCTGCATGATAAACAATCAAAAAATACATATTGATGGTTTAACCATTTATCCCACAATTGCAGTTGTTAGTATGCGTTACGATCCCCAGAATACTAAAAAAATTTTTGAATTAGTTGATTTTAAAATAATGGATGGAAGCAAAGCCTTTACTAGAGGTGTAGATGGGTTATTAAGTGCAGGAAGTGATCATAATCTGAACATGTATTTTGAGAGTAATTATTTTGAGACGGATAATAAGAAGTTATCTTTAACTGGAACAGGTATTCGAGCTCTTGATAAAGATAAGTTAAAAGTCATTGTAGATATAGACAATAAAAAAGTTATACAATCTCCTAATAATCAGCTTACACTAGATGATATCAATAGCAACTATATAACATTAAGACATAAGATTGATGGGCTGCAATTTGATATGAAGTTTATGGATGGCGAAGGTAATATGCATCAAACAAATTCACAAGGTTATAGCACGGATAGTGAAGGCTATTCTAACCTTTTTTATCTTCCAAAAAATAAAAAACTCATGAGTCCACTCACACTAACCATCATAAGTTACCCAACCATAACAGAACACCCATTTGAAGTAAAAATATTAGAATAA
- a CDS encoding ISNCY family transposase — MKTGMITLSQKQLKTYKVINSFIDKSITRQQAAELLNLSTRQISRLKKGIIDTGAESLIHKNTGRKPPHAFSDEKKEMIVGIHSSQEFQSVNFLHFKDILAEKYKLHISYSSLSSILKNAGIQSPKRKKVSPRTHRRKRKAHPGELIQIDATPYEWFGDNKKYALHGAIDDATGQIVGLYMTQNECLYGYLEMMRQCCLAFGVPQTIYSDNHTIFRSPKTGKLTVEELIAGKSVNLTQFGRSMHELGIDMIYAKTPQAKGRVERLWVTLQSRLPVELAMRNITTVEAANEFLNHEYKAIFNSKFKVTSEAHSLFIPLKDSIDIDTVLCVKHTRKTDNAGVFSFKGRCFQILNEGYPIVSAKKNIKVLINPRYGIKVQCKNKIFDTIRYLKPARKDASKAISKKAIKNVKPHLIHSSEAWKKIWWAEDFNQSLKFLYEVFFQKQQSAI, encoded by the coding sequence ATGAAAACAGGAATGATTACATTGTCACAAAAACAATTGAAAACCTATAAAGTCATAAATAGCTTTATTGACAAATCCATTACAAGACAGCAAGCTGCTGAGCTTTTGAATCTTTCTACACGCCAGATCTCACGCTTAAAGAAAGGAATAATTGATACTGGTGCTGAATCTCTGATTCATAAAAATACAGGTAGAAAGCCTCCTCATGCTTTTTCAGATGAAAAGAAGGAAATGATTGTTGGAATCCACTCTTCACAAGAATTCCAATCAGTCAATTTCCTTCACTTTAAAGATATACTAGCAGAAAAGTACAAGCTCCACATCTCATACTCTTCTCTTTCTAGTATACTCAAAAATGCAGGCATTCAAAGCCCTAAACGAAAAAAAGTTTCTCCACGTACCCATAGACGCAAACGTAAAGCTCATCCCGGAGAACTTATTCAGATCGATGCTACACCTTATGAATGGTTTGGGGACAATAAAAAATATGCTTTACATGGAGCAATCGATGATGCTACCGGACAAATCGTTGGGTTATATATGACGCAAAATGAATGCCTCTATGGCTACCTTGAAATGATGCGCCAGTGTTGTTTGGCTTTTGGTGTTCCTCAAACCATCTATTCCGATAACCATACCATCTTTCGTTCACCAAAGACTGGAAAGCTTACTGTAGAAGAGCTAATAGCTGGTAAATCCGTTAATCTAACACAGTTCGGACGCTCTATGCACGAGCTTGGTATCGATATGATTTATGCCAAAACACCTCAAGCTAAGGGACGTGTGGAACGCTTGTGGGTAACTCTACAAAGCCGTTTACCCGTTGAGCTTGCAATGCGAAACATTACTACTGTTGAAGCTGCTAATGAATTTTTAAACCATGAGTATAAGGCTATCTTTAATTCTAAGTTCAAAGTAACATCTGAAGCTCATTCGCTCTTTATACCTCTTAAAGATTCTATTGATATCGATACTGTACTATGTGTTAAACATACACGTAAAACAGATAATGCAGGGGTATTTTCCTTTAAAGGCAGATGTTTTCAAATCTTGAATGAAGGATACCCTATTGTTTCAGCTAAAAAAAATATCAAAGTCCTTATCAATCCTCGATATGGCATTAAAGTACAGTGTAAAAACAAGATATTTGATACTATACGCTACTTAAAACCAGCAAGAAAAGATGCCTCAAAAGCGATTAGCAAAAAAGCGATTAAAAATGTTAAACCCCACCTTATTCATAGTTCAGAGGCATGGAAAAAAATATGGTGGGCTGAAGATTTCAATCAATCACTCAAGTTTCTTTATGAAGTCTTCTTCCAAAAACAACAATCTGCAATATAA
- a CDS encoding BCCT family transporter has translation METEQLKKKLHERNFKHYGFDMNVFVSLVSATLVLAFIGFTILMPEQSAEVFRSINTWINANFNWLFVLTINASFIFLLIVGLSKFGKIRLGGFKAKAEYSNFSWYAMLFSAGIGIGIFFYGVAEPIYHLNIPEGLNTGSSFDNFKIMYMHWGAHAWAVYGLVAIGLGYFSYNKGLPFSLRSLFYPLIKDKIFTIWGDIIDTVGVLSVLFGLATSLGLGAQQINSGLNYVFGVSVNSTVQVILICIITFIATLSVVSGISRGIKFLSQANTIISGVFLLAVLLLGPTVYIISTFFSSFGLYLKDFFNIGLFVGIDAETISWQGSWTVFYWAWWISWTPFVGTFIARISKGRTIREIAIGTVIIPTIIITFVMTILGAAGVYANGMYDGVITKAIDTNIATSIFEMIQYLVSSPALKTLLSCVAIVAIVLFFVTSSDSGSLVVDNLTSGGKKDSPKVQRVFWAVMEGLIALSVLLLGGATALKTLQTAVLITGLPFAVLLIIIIFSLSKELKISYKKHEYNSMIRLRKRMNRLDDDAEYK, from the coding sequence ATGGAAACTGAACAATTAAAGAAGAAACTACATGAGAGAAATTTTAAGCATTATGGATTTGATATGAATGTATTTGTATCCCTTGTATCGGCAACGTTGGTATTAGCCTTCATAGGATTTACCATTCTCATGCCTGAGCAATCAGCAGAAGTATTTCGTAGTATTAATACTTGGATTAATGCTAATTTTAACTGGTTATTCGTATTGACCATTAATGCATCGTTTATCTTTTTACTCATTGTTGGGTTATCTAAATTTGGAAAGATACGCCTAGGAGGGTTTAAGGCAAAAGCAGAGTACAGTAATTTCTCTTGGTATGCCATGCTGTTTAGTGCAGGTATCGGTATTGGTATTTTCTTTTATGGGGTAGCGGAACCCATCTATCATCTTAATATACCAGAAGGTCTTAATACAGGGTCATCTTTTGATAATTTTAAAATCATGTATATGCATTGGGGAGCACATGCGTGGGCAGTATATGGATTGGTAGCAATAGGGCTGGGATACTTTTCTTATAACAAGGGTCTTCCATTTTCTCTTAGAAGCCTCTTTTACCCATTGATTAAAGATAAGATATTTACAATTTGGGGCGATATCATCGATACCGTAGGTGTATTATCTGTATTATTTGGATTAGCTACTTCCTTAGGTCTTGGTGCACAACAGATTAATTCGGGACTTAATTATGTATTTGGTGTTTCTGTTAACTCGACGGTACAAGTCATCTTAATTTGTATCATTACGTTCATTGCTACTTTATCTGTTGTGAGTGGTATTTCAAGAGGTATCAAGTTCTTGAGTCAAGCAAATACCATAATTAGCGGTGTATTTCTGTTAGCAGTACTGTTACTTGGACCTACAGTATATATTATATCTACTTTTTTCTCAAGTTTTGGGCTTTACCTCAAAGATTTCTTTAACATTGGGCTATTTGTAGGTATTGATGCAGAAACCATTAGTTGGCAAGGGTCATGGACGGTCTTTTATTGGGCATGGTGGATTTCATGGACACCTTTTGTTGGCACATTTATTGCTCGGATTTCAAAAGGCAGAACCATCCGTGAGATTGCTATTGGAACAGTCATTATACCAACGATCATCATTACATTTGTTATGACCATCTTAGGAGCAGCAGGCGTCTATGCCAATGGCATGTATGACGGGGTTATTACGAAGGCTATTGATACGAATATCGCTACATCTATTTTTGAAATGATTCAATATCTTGTCAGTTCACCTGCTTTAAAAACGTTGTTATCATGTGTAGCCATTGTAGCTATTGTGCTGTTTTTTGTGACAAGTAGTGATTCCGGTTCCTTAGTGGTTGATAACTTAACAAGCGGTGGTAAAAAAGACTCACCAAAGGTCCAAAGGGTATTTTGGGCAGTTATGGAAGGGCTCATTGCCTTATCCGTGCTTCTTCTCGGAGGTGCCACAGCACTTAAAACATTGCAGACGGCGGTTCTCATTACAGGATTACCATTTGCTGTCTTGTTAATCATTATCATATTTTCTTTGTCAAAAGAACTAAAAATAAGTTACAAAAAGCATGAGTATAATTCCATGATACGATTAAGGAAACGTATGAATAGATTAGATGATGATGCTGAATATAAATAA
- a CDS encoding acetate and sugar kinases/Hsc70/actin family protein: protein MNRNIITFDIGTTRLKTVYKIDGEVHKETYSNHNPNTIIKKLCSKHPFDCIAITGSGARRIRESKDYIYLNELECTAYMVQHMNLQEAIVVNVGTGTSFIQYKNGAYQHITGTGIGGGTFTGLGKRLLGISEPADIEALALQGDLKRVNILIEDIYQDGLGWLQKDITVSNFGKETGKSQDVALGIHSLVTDVIISILAGIVAGNDVHPIILSGGVMENQLMKQMLTRYADLFHLDCQFFSEPSYGTCYGALAILENKKLW, encoded by the coding sequence ATGAATAGAAACATCATAACTTTTGACATAGGAACAACCCGATTAAAAACAGTGTATAAAATAGATGGTGAAGTCCATAAAGAAACCTATAGCAATCATAATCCCAATACAATCATTAAAAAACTTTGCAGCAAACACCCTTTTGATTGTATTGCCATAACAGGGTCAGGAGCTAGGCGGATAAGAGAATCCAAAGACTACATCTACTTAAATGAATTAGAATGTACAGCCTATATGGTTCAACATATGAACCTACAAGAAGCCATTGTCGTTAATGTAGGTACAGGCACTTCTTTTATTCAATACAAAAATGGCGCTTATCAACACATCACAGGTACAGGCATCGGCGGTGGTACCTTTACAGGCTTAGGTAAGCGTTTATTAGGTATATCTGAACCGGCAGATATAGAAGCACTTGCCCTTCAAGGGGATTTAAAACGTGTCAATATTCTCATAGAAGACATTTACCAAGATGGGCTAGGATGGTTGCAAAAAGATATCACCGTATCCAATTTCGGAAAAGAAACAGGCAAATCCCAAGACGTAGCTCTTGGCATTCACAGCCTTGTAACAGATGTGATAATATCTATTCTAGCTGGTATTGTAGCAGGTAATGATGTCCATCCGATTATCCTAAGTGGTGGTGTTATGGAAAACCAACTCATGAAACAGATGCTTACACGATATGCGGATCTCTTTCACCTAGACTGCCAATTTTTCAGTGAACCAAGCTATGGTACATGCTATGGAGCACTGGCCATATTGGAAAATAAAAAATTGTGGTAA
- a CDS encoding sensor histidine kinase: protein MLKNMKKVYANTISRIKIAFVHMKIRTKFLLVFFIIMLASVSLIIFVVTKLSEKVFTDYSVDLTSELANQIILNVDNRVNEIEELAYTITQSSGIKEILYESLNGIELYEKKLVEQKVNAILNGYMMDTKYVDSIMIVSMDDDYYWWHDDSTYGSEYEEDVQLHYELFIKDKIPKDNSSSWNESPLYGDEIYLARTIIDEENINMKLGNILITFSNAALTEVATNKDLLVNTDNIAIIGKDDFLFFGTELISRRLYYKLVDSGDYLPKAVNQLFIKLNGIRYLIVENELQEKDWKVFIMIPQTGFDKGITFIQLVIYLLGIGAMVLTILIAIPISVSITKNIALLDSNMQRIEMGDFSVRIKPVSYDEIGKVSLRFNYMAGQIQNLVDQLYTTESEKRKIEQDILKAQINPHFLYNTLGSIKWMAESKGQEEISNLVTALIELLKVSIKQTGIYITLKKELDYIRNYMSIQLASLDGDILVKYMIEPDIEDVYVLNFMLQPIIENAIFHGLELRKGGNEITIKAYKEDRNLIIKVNDNGKGMTENKMKEILSSDITQRYSGLNSIGVKNVNERLKFYFGETYGLYYESEIGVGTTATFILPLKRSLEEGHND from the coding sequence ATGCTAAAAAATATGAAAAAAGTATATGCAAACACTATAAGCAGGATTAAAATTGCTTTTGTACATATGAAAATACGTACAAAGTTCTTACTTGTGTTCTTTATTATTATGTTAGCTTCTGTAAGTTTGATTATTTTTGTTGTTACAAAGTTATCAGAAAAAGTTTTTACAGACTATTCTGTTGATCTTACGTCAGAACTTGCAAATCAAATAATATTGAATGTCGATAATAGAGTTAATGAAATAGAAGAGCTGGCGTATACGATAACACAGTCTTCAGGAATCAAGGAAATTCTCTACGAAAGTCTTAATGGAATTGAACTTTATGAGAAAAAGCTTGTTGAGCAAAAAGTTAATGCAATACTTAACGGTTATATGATGGACACTAAATATGTTGATAGTATTATGATCGTTTCTATGGATGATGATTATTATTGGTGGCATGATGATTCAACTTATGGCAGTGAATATGAAGAGGATGTTCAATTGCACTATGAATTATTTATTAAAGATAAAATTCCTAAGGATAATAGTTCCTCTTGGAACGAATCTCCTCTCTATGGTGATGAAATATACTTGGCAAGAACAATCATAGATGAGGAAAATATAAATATGAAGTTAGGGAATATACTCATTACATTCAGTAATGCAGCATTAACAGAGGTTGCAACAAATAAGGATTTATTAGTGAACACGGATAATATTGCTATTATAGGAAAAGATGATTTTCTTTTCTTTGGCACAGAATTAATATCCCGCCGTCTATACTATAAACTTGTTGATTCAGGTGATTATTTGCCTAAAGCAGTCAATCAGTTATTTATTAAACTAAATGGAATCAGATACTTGATTGTAGAAAATGAACTTCAGGAAAAAGACTGGAAAGTGTTTATTATGATTCCTCAAACTGGATTTGATAAAGGGATAACTTTTATACAATTGGTTATATATTTATTAGGCATTGGAGCGATGGTATTGACCATACTTATTGCTATTCCAATTTCAGTAAGTATAACTAAGAATATTGCGTTGCTTGATTCTAACATGCAAAGAATTGAGATGGGAGATTTCTCTGTAAGAATTAAACCAGTATCCTATGATGAAATTGGTAAAGTTAGCCTTCGATTCAACTATATGGCGGGGCAAATTCAGAATCTTGTAGATCAGTTATACACAACCGAATCAGAGAAAAGAAAAATTGAACAAGATATTTTGAAAGCTCAGATTAATCCTCATTTTTTATATAATACTTTGGGTTCTATTAAGTGGATGGCAGAAAGTAAGGGCCAAGAAGAAATCAGTAATCTTGTCACCGCATTAATTGAACTACTTAAAGTTTCGATAAAGCAAACAGGCATTTATATTACGTTAAAAAAAGAACTTGATTATATTAGAAATTATATGTCGATACAGTTAGCTTCTCTAGATGGAGATATATTGGTAAAATATATGATCGAACCGGATATAGAAGATGTATATGTCCTAAACTTTATGTTGCAGCCAATTATTGAAAACGCCATTTTCCATGGATTGGAGTTAAGAAAAGGTGGCAATGAAATCACTATAAAAGCATATAAAGAGGATAGGAATCTTATTATAAAAGTTAATGATAATGGAAAAGGCATGACTGAAAATAAAATGAAGGAAATTCTATCATCGGACATTACTCAAAGATACTCTGGGTTAAATAGCATTGGTGTTAAAAATGTTAATGAACGATTAAAGTTCTATTTCGGAGAAACATATGGCCTATATTATGAGAGTGAAATTGGTGTTGGTACAACAGCAACCTTTATACTCCCGTTGAAAAGATCGCTTGAGGAGGGACATAATGACTAG
- a CDS encoding response regulator transcription factor, whose amino-acid sequence MTSILIVDDNRMFRMAFRKMLDWERHGYIIIAEASNGIHALEILKDIHVDIIITDMSMPEMTGIELVKIVTEEKPGIRIIALSNYDDFQFVKDALKYGAYDYLLKHELTGVKILEVLQEVNDSKRKIHQSYLQGSTSEMDSFIGKVLLGQVNHDEMTIGLKDFAGFKKLGSMYLIYIQPYIRNSEIRIMRDHLKLNNNEDIQLVISCVDKNKVLLLINILGNYSEHHNYRYLIEVINNIVCTLDKMHIEASLLVSGVTRDTRNLPDLYKQIEKLKNACQFNRKKSFYYFSNETQETETVEDPSLLIDSKMYNHEIMDNKQLFNMEVKHLFDRIKHNPIDENSLAKVIFELAVIIYHLAKRLNVKLVNVIGDRDNLFRTFYQFYYFSDVEAKILRILEELYGTSDEYQTINNRNVEDIINYINKHYNEDLTLMSISERFGYNASYLSHLYKHQTGKNLVDYIKEVRIREAKRLILESRYKSYEIAQKTGFKNASYFCTVFKEVTGHSPKAFKKRGYND is encoded by the coding sequence ATGACTAGTATATTAATTGTAGATGATAATCGTATGTTTCGAATGGCATTTAGAAAAATGCTTGATTGGGAACGTCATGGCTATATAATCATAGCTGAGGCGAGTAATGGAATACATGCATTAGAGATTCTAAAAGATATACATGTTGATATTATTATAACGGATATGAGTATGCCTGAAATGACGGGAATTGAGCTTGTAAAGATTGTAACTGAAGAAAAGCCAGGTATTAGAATAATTGCATTGAGCAATTATGATGATTTTCAGTTTGTTAAGGATGCCTTGAAATACGGAGCATATGATTACTTACTTAAACATGAATTAACGGGAGTAAAAATATTGGAAGTACTTCAGGAAGTTAATGACTCTAAGAGAAAAATACATCAATCATATTTGCAAGGATCTACTTCAGAAATGGATAGTTTTATCGGAAAGGTTCTTCTTGGACAGGTAAACCATGATGAAATGACTATAGGTTTAAAGGATTTTGCTGGTTTTAAAAAGCTAGGGAGTATGTACTTAATTTATATTCAACCCTATATAAGGAATAGTGAAATAAGAATAATGAGGGATCATCTGAAGCTTAATAATAATGAGGATATCCAATTGGTCATCTCATGTGTTGATAAGAATAAGGTATTACTTCTTATCAACATCCTTGGAAATTATAGTGAACATCATAACTATAGATACCTCATTGAAGTAATTAACAATATTGTTTGTACCCTTGATAAAATGCATATAGAAGCTAGTCTTCTCGTAAGTGGCGTAACGCGAGATACAAGAAATCTACCAGATCTATATAAACAAATTGAAAAACTAAAAAATGCATGTCAATTTAATAGAAAGAAATCTTTTTACTATTTTAGTAATGAAACACAAGAAACTGAGACTGTAGAGGATCCGTCCTTGCTCATTGACAGTAAGATGTATAATCATGAAATCATGGATAATAAGCAATTGTTTAATATGGAAGTTAAACATCTATTTGATAGAATCAAGCATAATCCCATTGATGAGAATAGTCTGGCAAAGGTTATTTTTGAATTAGCGGTTATCATTTATCACCTAGCAAAGCGTTTGAATGTAAAGCTGGTTAATGTAATAGGTGATCGGGATAACTTGTTTAGAACCTTTTATCAGTTCTATTATTTCAGTGATGTGGAAGCGAAAATATTGCGTATACTAGAAGAACTTTATGGAACATCAGATGAATATCAAACGATTAACAATAGAAATGTAGAAGATATTATTAATTATATCAATAAACACTACAATGAAGATTTGACACTTATGAGTATTTCTGAGCGCTTCGGCTATAATGCTAGTTATCTATCTCATCTTTATAAACATCAAACGGGAAAAAATTTAGTAGATTACATCAAGGAAGTCAGGATTAGAGAGGCTAAAAGACTAATTTTAGAAAGTAGATATAAATCCTATGAGATTGCTCAAAAAACGGGTTTTAAAAATGCATCTTACTTCTGCACTGTTTTCAAAGAGGTGACTGGACATAGTCCAAAAGCATTTAAGAAAAGAGGCTATAATGATTAG